A region of the Deltaproteobacteria bacterium genome:
ATACCGTGGATGCGGAGATGGGCATGATCTTCGGCATCGGATTTCCCCCGTTCAGGGGCGGCCCCCTTCATGCCATCGATGAGATTGGGGTTGATAGTGTTGTGGAAACCCTGGGGAAGCTCGAAACAAAATGGGGGTCACGTTTCAAGGCTGCGCCGTATCTCGTTTCCGCGGCTCAGGAAAAGAGAAAATTGTTCGGTTAGAAATAAAAAGAGCCGCCTCACCGGAAGATGAGGCGGCTCAGACATGTTCAAGAAAAACAGCGAATTTCCTGCTGCCGAGATGTGCAAGAATGTCCTCTTTCGATACTTTTCCTTTCTGCTCCGGTCTCAGCACCACCAGGGCGATGGGCCTCTCCTCCCATTTCGGATGGCTGACGCCGGTCACAGCGGCATCGAGAACGGCCGGGTGGGAAACGAGTTCATTTTCCATATCTACGGAAGAAATCCATTCGCCGCCGCTCTTGATGAGGTCTTTCACCCTGTCGGTGATCTTTACGTACCCTTCTTCGTCGATCGTGCCCGCATCTCCGCTTTTCCAGTAGCCGTCTGCGGTAAACTGGATTTCCGATCCGGGAGCGTTGTAATATTTCGCCGCAATCCAGGGACCCCGAACAAGTATCTCCCCCGAAGCCTTTCCATCCCAGGGAAGTTCTTTTCCCGATGGATCCGCTATTTTCACATCGAGCCCAACGACGGCATAACCCTGTTTGCGCTTAAGGTCCCACCGTTGTTCCTCCGAGTATGTTTCTTCCAGCCAGGGTTTAAGGCGATTGATGGTAACCAGGGGAGTGGTTTCGGTAGCGCCATAGGCATGGATAATCTCTGCGCCGGTTAAGTCATATAAACCTTTCATCAATGACACGGGGGGCTCCGTTGCGCCGGAGAGGAAACGAGCCCCTCTAAAATCGGGTTTAACGTCCATTTTCCTTATATATTCAAGCATCGGCATGAAGATGGCGGGAGCGCCGTCTCCCACCGTTACTTTTTCACTTACCATGATCTCGACAAGAGGACCCAAATCGGTTGCGGCATACCTTCCGGGGAGCAGAAGCTTTGATCCCGCCATGGTAGCCGCCTGAGGCGTGCCCCAGCCCATGGCATGAAACATGGGAACGATCTGGAAGAAGCAATCCCGGTATGATAACTCCGCACTTAAAGCGATTGCTGCCGAATGGAGATAAACATTTCGATGGGAATAATAGACACCTTTGGGGTTCCCTGTTGTCCCCGTGGTATAACAGGCAGCATAAGCCGATTTTTCATCAAGATTCGGCCATTCAATATCTTCTTTGGCTGCCGCGAGTATTTCTTCGTAACTGTAAACCGGACTTAGCTTCGTTGTGACATCACTAAGTTTCTTGCCCGTTAAAATAACCCAGCCTTTCACCGTTTTACACAGAGGGGCAATGGCTTCCGCTATCGGGATCAGCGTCTCGTCAACAAAGATAAATCTTGCCCCTGCATGATTAACCACAAAACTCAGTTCCGGAGGTGATAATCTCAGGTTCATCTGGAGAAGGACCGCCCCCGAGCCCGGAATGCCGAAATCCATTTCATAGTATCTGTAGGTGTTCCATTCGAGCACCCCGACACGATCACCTATCTTTACCCCAAGATCATACAGGGCGTTGGCAAGCCTTTTGATTCTTGCATATGCGTCCTGGTAGGTATAGCGATGCATGCTGCCATCCGCTTTTCTCGTAACTATTTGCTGTTTGCCGAAATTTCTTGCACCATGCTTGATAAGGTTTATCATGTTAAGCTGATAATCATCCTGTGATGTTGCCGGAAAACCTTTAATAATCTCCATACATTCCCCTCCTTTTGATTTGTCTGTCTGCTGAGAACGCGTTATGTAAATAAATAGGACCCCTTGTGACCGTCAAAATGTATTATAACACACGAATTGAAAGGCCAATATACATTATTGTACCATAGGTGAATAAAATATACACCCCTTTCAACACTTCCTTTCAGTAGTTTCCATTTGATGAAATTTGGAAAATGTGTAATGTATAAAGAACGATCTTTAAATCATTTCCCAACCAAAGTCTTGAGATTCTTAGTTGGGAGAGGAGACCAGACATGAGCACCATGGCGTTCATTCAAGAAGTGATCAAGCCGCTATTTCCCGGCTTAATGGGAATGCAGCTAACTGAAGTCAACCCTGAACGAGTCGTTGCGTCGATGGAGGTTCGTCCCGATCTATGTACCGTCGGAGAGATTCTTCACGGCGGCGCACTTATGGCTTTCGCCGACACGCTTGGCGGTGTTGCAACGTTTGTCAACCTCCCGAAGGGCTCACGCACGACCACCATCGAATCTAAGACCAACTTCCTCGGCGCCGTATCCGTTGGCACGCGCATCATCGGTGAGTGCACTGCATTGCATCGTGGCAAGACCACTATGGTATGGCAAACGCTCGTAAAGTCCGAGAACGGTAAGCTATGCGCTATCGTCATTCAAACGCAAATGGTGCTTTCCGTGGAAAGAGGATAAGTTTAGAGGAAGAGGCAAGAGAGGGGACAATGATTAATGAGGCGGCCCCCATTAATAGAAAGACTGAGGGTATCTTAAATAGTCCACAATTCCTTTTCTATAAACTCTCGCCTCATGCCATGCTTTGGAGGTGTTTTGTCCTTTTAAGTGGAAATATGGCATGGTGATTAAATAAGTATGGCATCAACAAAACGCACACCATTATATAAACAAAGGTGGCATTATGAACCCAATAAAGACTATAGCTGAATGGTTATCAAAAGTGCCGATTGAGATTAGAGCTGAAATTGCTTTCT
Encoded here:
- a CDS encoding long-chain-fatty-acid--CoA ligase, which translates into the protein MEIIKGFPATSQDDYQLNMINLIKHGARNFGKQQIVTRKADGSMHRYTYQDAYARIKRLANALYDLGVKIGDRVGVLEWNTYRYYEMDFGIPGSGAVLLQMNLRLSPPELSFVVNHAGARFIFVDETLIPIAEAIAPLCKTVKGWVILTGKKLSDVTTKLSPVYSYEEILAAAKEDIEWPNLDEKSAYAACYTTGTTGNPKGVYYSHRNVYLHSAAIALSAELSYRDCFFQIVPMFHAMGWGTPQAATMAGSKLLLPGRYAATDLGPLVEIMVSEKVTVGDGAPAIFMPMLEYIRKMDVKPDFRGARFLSGATEPPVSLMKGLYDLTGAEIIHAYGATETTPLVTINRLKPWLEETYSEEQRWDLKRKQGYAVVGLDVKIADPSGKELPWDGKASGEILVRGPWIAAKYYNAPGSEIQFTADGYWKSGDAGTIDEEGYVKITDRVKDLIKSGGEWISSVDMENELVSHPAVLDAAVTGVSHPKWEERPIALVVLRPEQKGKVSKEDILAHLGSRKFAVFLEHV
- a CDS encoding PaaI family thioesterase; its protein translation is MSTMAFIQEVIKPLFPGLMGMQLTEVNPERVVASMEVRPDLCTVGEILHGGALMAFADTLGGVATFVNLPKGSRTTTIESKTNFLGAVSVGTRIIGECTALHRGKTTMVWQTLVKSENGKLCAIVIQTQMVLSVERG